A DNA window from Pseudomonas sp. GD03919 contains the following coding sequences:
- a CDS encoding enoyl-CoA hydratase-related protein — protein sequence MTTKFEDILYEVGENAVRITINRPEVFNAFRLQTVEELIKAFQMANEEASVNTVVLAGAGDKAFCTGGDQKEHLSEDGLYGPRGTVGLPIEELQTAIRDLRKVSIAQVQGYAIGGGNVFATLCDLTIASEKAKFGQVGPKVGSADPGWGTALLARHVGEKRAREIWFLCRQYTAQEAYEMGLVNKVVAHDQLAAEVEAWAAEINLKSPSAIAICKRSFNADSENIRGISFLGVQAVKHYYMSEESKEGVRAFNERRNPDFKKYL from the coding sequence ATGACGACCAAGTTCGAAGACATTCTCTACGAAGTAGGCGAGAACGCCGTCCGCATCACCATCAATCGCCCGGAAGTGTTCAATGCCTTCCGCCTGCAGACGGTCGAGGAGCTGATCAAGGCCTTCCAGATGGCCAACGAAGAAGCCTCGGTGAATACCGTGGTGCTGGCGGGCGCCGGTGACAAGGCGTTCTGTACCGGTGGCGACCAGAAGGAACACCTGTCCGAGGACGGTCTGTATGGCCCGCGTGGCACCGTCGGCCTGCCGATCGAGGAGCTGCAGACGGCGATTCGCGACCTGCGCAAGGTCTCCATTGCCCAGGTGCAGGGTTATGCCATTGGTGGCGGCAACGTATTCGCCACCCTGTGTGACCTGACCATTGCTTCGGAAAAGGCCAAGTTCGGCCAGGTCGGTCCCAAGGTCGGATCGGCTGATCCGGGTTGGGGCACGGCGCTGCTGGCCCGTCATGTGGGTGAGAAGCGCGCCCGTGAAATCTGGTTTCTCTGCCGTCAGTACACGGCTCAGGAAGCTTATGAAATGGGGCTGGTCAACAAGGTCGTGGCGCATGATCAACTGGCGGCCGAAGTCGAGGCGTGGGCTGCGGAAATCAACCTGAAGAGCCCTTCGGCGATCGCCATCTGCAAGCGTTCCTTCAACGCGGACAGCGAAAACATCCGCGGCATCAGCTTCCTCGGTGTGCAGGCAGTCAAGCACTACTACATGAGCGAAGAGTCCAAGGAAGGCGTGCGGGCCTTCAATGAGCGCCGCAATCCCGACTTCAAGAAATACCTCTGA